A genome region from Triticum aestivum cultivar Chinese Spring chromosome 2B, IWGSC CS RefSeq v2.1, whole genome shotgun sequence includes the following:
- the LOC123044442 gene encoding chlorophyll a-b binding protein 7, chloroplastic, translating to MALVSSSSATAVAALPSNGLAGARSSFLGAAGKAAASRASFAVRAAAPERPIWFPGSTPPPWLDGSLPGDFGFDPWGLGSDPESLRWNVQAELVHCRWAMLGAAGIFIPELLTKIGILNTPSWYTAGEQEYFTDTTTLFIVELILIGWAEGRRWADIIKPGCVNTDPIFPNNKLTGTDVGYPGGLWFDPLGYGTGSPEKLKELRTKEIKNGRLAMLAVMGAWFQAEYTGTGPIDNLFAHLADPGHATIFRAFAPK from the exons ATGGCGCtggtctcctcctcctccgccaccgccgtcgcggCGCTCCCCAGCAATGGGCTGGCCGGCGCCCGGAGCTCCTTCCTCGGCGCTGCCGGCAAGGCGGCGGCGTCGCGCGCGTCCTTCGCCGTGCGCGCCGCGGCGCCCGAGAGGCCCATCTGGTTCCCCGGGAGCACCCCTCCTCCGTGGCTCGACGGCAG CCTTCCCGGAGACTTCGGCTTTGACCCCTGGGGTCTTG GATCCGACCCGGAGAGCTTGCGGTGGAACGTGCAGGCGGAGCTGGTGCACTGCCGGTGGGCGATGCTGGGCGCGGCGGGCATCTTCATCCCGGAGCTCCTGACCAAGATCGGCATCCTCAACACGCCGTCGTGGTACACCGCCGGGGAGCAGGAGTACTTCACCGACACCACCACCCTCTTCATCGTGGAGCTCATCCTCATCGGCTGGGCCGAGGGCCGCCGGTGGGCAGACATCATCAAGCCCGGCTGCGTCAACACGGACCCCATCTTCCCCAACAACAAGCTCACCGGCACCGACGTCGG GTACCCCGGTGGTCTGTGGTTTGACCCGCTCGGCTACGGCACCGGCTCGCCCGAGAAGCTCAAGGAGCTGCGCACCAAGGAGATCAAGAACGGCCGCCTCGCCATGCTCGCCGTCATGGGCGCGTGGTTCCAGGCCGAGTACACCGGCACCGGCCCCATCGACAACCTCTTCGCTCACCTCGCCGACCCCGGCCACGCCACCATCTTCCGG GCATTCGCCCCCAAGTAA